The following DNA comes from Malania oleifera isolate guangnan ecotype guangnan chromosome 12, ASM2987363v1, whole genome shotgun sequence.
cgtatttacaaacatttttgactcggcagtggtcgaccagtcattgtcgggtcccaccttcgagctgcacaacccgtcatggggggtaatacatgacatcagctagctattcatcttgggtatgttttcagtattatcaaatataacaaacaatttatgaatgatatgagttactagaaaaatatgaaagtatatgatgatttagtatgttatgacgaatgtttccagatatatgaaatgtactgtatatgtatgattgtattaaatgttcatgttaccacacaactgtatttagtttattttcccttactgagatgtgtctcactcccaaacttaattaaattttcaggagaccttgagagaccggcgggtcatgggtgccgttgagtgagttgagcttccctgctagaagggtaagctttgatctaggatcaggaaatttttgttgtaagatcctaggtctattttgatATTCTGGAGATTGTATTCCAATACTATATTTTGGGaagcaaactctggtattatgttttatggttggatgttgAGACTTTAtacttactgttgcttaggtttccgttgtgattgacaggtgtccccgttacccacgggttcgggttgatgttattattatttatgtttattattatgtgataagttaagcaggacgTTACACCGGATCTGacagtgcctaaaaactccttcTTAGGAActttttccctacttagaagtaaagttaaaatacaaacatagtaacctCAGTTCACTGTTTTgcacccaggtgtccaattcgggcatacgagatccaaactgaaTGCGGTAAGGCCCGACACGTCCATCATGTTGACCTAGACATGCCAGAGTTGAcgatgcctaaaaactcctccctgggAGCTTTTGTCAcccttagaagtaaagttagaatacaaacaaacctaataaacttagtttattttaagcacttagcttacaattcAGTCATACGAGGTCCGAACCGAGTTGGGTAAATTTCGACTGATGAAACTTAATTATTtataattgtatcatttttttacactATATATGTTCGAATGTCCGATCAATTTGCTATCAAagcatttttaattatagtatatacatatatgttcaaaaattgtaCACTAATGtcctatataatttttttttgtagggtttgcggctgtcacaaTACCACGACGATGACATGTACTAGAGTCGGATCGGATGCGCGCAActttaattttgacttttcctgtattttatgttatctaaacagattttttttttattttttaatctcaatttgtattgtatatatatatatatttgaattttgaataatttgtctttgaattttgaacaatttatgaatgttttagtaattctggtgcaattttatgtatgctaaaatgtaattacaagtttttacaagaaatttcaaaaaaaaattaattatttcaaagtattagtgacggtttgaaaaactattactaataatagaaaaatgaagtattagtgacggtttctaaatcgtcactaaaagactAAAAGCATTACTGTAGAATTAACATATTCTgagctcaaattcgtcactaaagaccaaatattagtaacggtttctaATCGTGATTAAtagtacattattagtgacaattttagtaACAATCACTAATACGTGGGCTTTAGTGAAGAATTTGAGCCGAGAATATGTTGATTTTATGGTGACAGttgtaggctattagtgacggtatttttttttttttttttgtccgtcactaatactccacaaTTAGTAACAGTCTGTATAATTCATTACTAATAAATATTTGTCAAGACGGATATAGTGACTAAtttaaaaatgtcactaatactGATAAAACTATAACTAACactattagtcacggtttttttattattagtgacggtttaaaaccgtcactaataagctTATTTATTGTAGTGAATCAAATTCCAAACTCCAAATTTCAAGCTTCCATGCACCAAGTAAGAGAAGTAAGAGTTATCAATCTaatatatatatccaaatttttcatataaatttagaaaattagaaaacaaggtgcatgatatttttgtaattatttgaaaacttaaaaataaaaaaaataaaaccattTCTACAAGTAAATGGTGCCAAAACCTTTTATtattgttagtttatttatttcataaTGAAAATATACTAGTGAATAATTGCTTAAAATTAGAACGAAAAGGATTTTTCTTACTACAAAATTTGGTAAAACATCAACCAGCTAGGAGTCATTGCCATTTTTCGTCATGGGCTATGAACAAggttacttttattttttattttttaaagtattATGCAAAGTTAGGACTTGcgcaatttttttttaactttttatattaattttttaaaaattacacttaattaatttgtaaatttacacgtttgtatgaaataaataaattaacaataatgaaaaaattcacattttctttcaATAATATACGCCACATAAATTGGGAAAATAAAATCATttatgcaaaaataaaaaataaaaaaaaaagggtccTTTTTAGAGTCGCCAGCCAAACAGCGTCTCTTCAGACGGCCATATGTTGTAATTTAGTGTGTACGTGCTTGGACAATGCGGCGAGGGCAACATCTACAGCATCCGGCAAGGCGAAGCCCGTGGCATTTGGGTGCGCGTAGGTGAGACTTGGGATCAGCTCCACCACCGCATTCCTCATTCTTTTTTTAGTATCCGCCGAAATCTTCACCAGCTCCTCCTCTATCCTCCTCCTGCTCAAGCTCCCATTCGCCCCGGCTTCTATGTAAACCGAGTACAAGCCTGAATCCGCAGGGAGGAACCATGTGTACTGAGAATACGCTGTGTGGGGCGAGAAGAACACGGGTATGCACCCCGCGAGCACCGAGTCGAACGTCGATCGCCGAGTGAACGAGTCCCCGATCACTTGCAGACAAAACTCCGACCCCATCATCACTTTCATCACCTCCATCGGCTCGTGGCAACTACTCGTTCCGGATCCACATTTCACGAGGTTGCACCGACTTGATTCGTCGCATTGTCTTATGACCTCGTTCCTGAGGGCGGCCCTCTTGAGGCCGATCCTCGGGGCCCCAACGAAGGAGAACAGGTGGGGCCGACTCTGCAGCCTCACCTTGTTTTGCCACGCAAGCATTTCGCCTGACGTGAAGGGATGAAAGTAGGAGGGATACGGAACACCGTGCTGATTTGAGCCCTGCCAGGGGTGTCTTTCCACGATCAGAGCTGACATGTTCTTGACACGTGGCAATTTCAGAAGGCAGCTGGCGCCGTAGTCGGCCCCACTTTTAACCTCTATCTCCCTCATGAAGTCCCAAGCAGTCCTCCCGAGGACGACGAAGTGGTCCATCCCGTGGCGGCGCTGCCACCAGGGCTCAGCCTCTAGATACTCCGCCAGCATCATCACCAGAGCGTCGCGTGCCGTGACGTTGGTCTCACGGAACTTGCTGGAGACGTAGAGTCCTCCGTAGAAGGGTACGTAGAAGAGGTTGGCCCGACTGGGATCGCGCGTGCGGCACGGATGGTTCTCGGCGCGTGCGTGGAAGATCATCTCGGCGGTGAACTGATTGGTGGCGAACCAGCTGGCGCCGGAGAGGGGCTGGCCGAGGCCGCGGTTTGCTACGTGAGGGCACATGTCCCTGAACATGTTAAGGTGGCGGCAGTCCTTGAGGAGTCCGAGGTTGAACTCCGGCGGGAGATCGTAGACGAACAGGGAGAGGTTTGCGTCAACGCAGGTGGGGGGAACTGTGGGCTTTTGGGTGGTGAGTTTTCTGTCGATCTTAATGTATTGAAGAATGGCTTTTGGGAGTGCGAAGCGGTGGAGGAGGAGGAGCCACAGTGAGAGGAAGATGAAAGCGGACAAGGCGTAACTCAATTGGAGGTTGAGAAGGCCGGTACTGGCGTGCTGGTTATTCTCTCTATTCCTGCTGTTTTTTATATCTTTCTCGCCACTCCCGGGGTTAACAGATGGATGCTTTCTTGAAGACATACTGAGCGGGTGGGAGAGAAATTTTGGCTGCAAGAGAAATGCTTGCTTGCGCCGTCTTAAAGGAGGAAAAGCAGAGCAGTAATATGcgtgtgctctctctctctctctctctccaaaaaatACTGCTATCATGTTagcatttctttttcttttttgctttagtTTTTTTAAAGCTGCTAGATCATCTCGCACTGTCAAGAATTGACAGCAAGTTTGCTGAAAGCATATTGTGGCACGCCAAGTAGCGTGGGCAATATGTGGGATGCCCACCCCACACTAGTACAGCTTAATTAAAGCTTTCCAATAATTGCTTTCGGTTAATCTATCACACATCCCATGAAGTTTCACAAACAAGGGACATTTGATTCAAGAGACTTGAACATTTTATATTGGTGTTAAGGGGTGAACCTTTCGAGGCATGACTTAAAATAATATTGAAGAGATGATAATTGTGTGAGGTGAATGTGACAATCATCCAATTATCAAACTTGAAGCCTCTTATGTTTGGGTCATGcactataaaaaatatattatattttaacatttatataaaaaaataatgttACAAGTGAtaactatttatattatttaacaAGTTATAGTATAACTATTGGTATTTAGAAGGGagtaattttttgattttatatttattttgacgTTTTTACATACTATGAGACAAAAATAATTtatgacttgtttttttaattatttactaGTAGAGACCCGAGCTATGCACGGGGCATGTATTATGTTTTTAAAACAGactttatataaatttattaaattataaattcattgaaaatatgaaaatttaattttatgtattaaATTAAACCATGTGATTAGATGTTGACCTTGAAATTTTGgcaatattttatatatatttcaaatattttcctTAAATCAAACTTTGATAAAAAATTTAAGGTCccatttaaaacttaaaaatattagagaaataaAAAGGGAAATATGAATAAtccaattttttatatttaattgtgaaatgaaagagagtgaaaaataaaacaaaaaatgtaccaaattaataaattttaagcATCACTAACATTTGGTTTTTTTCATTcgttttattaattattttggaacacatttttatttttaataatattcgGTGTGGGAGAAAATATAATCAAAAAAATAGGTTTCTAAAAGaacaaaattgattttaaatatatttttttcttaacttctaattatattagaatatttttttatttttagtaatatttaggatagaaagaaaatataatgaaaaataagtttccttcttattttttgtTCCTTGATCCATGACCCTAAGTGTTGagctatatttaaatttatttttaattttttgaaattttctaataaaatttataatttagtaaTTATAATTAGATTTTAGCATTaataatattttgtatattgagaaaatattatgaaaaatatatttccTTCTTATACCCCATTCCTTTCAGCAATCAAAATCCTTGATGTAAATGGACCCTATACATTAattgagttgttttctttacaaattgtttttaaaattttgaaatttctcaataaaatttatttttaataagttaattattattttaaattgacccataaataaatttatcaatactttaaaatgaaatgataaatttataatttatttttttagcaaataatgataaatcaattaaatttttCTATAGTTAAATTATAAATGGATTAAAATCCATGCAAATTTTAAGACTTAATTAATCCTAACATGAGCTTGTAAGGTGGATATCTAGATCAAATCTTGAGTTGACTTATTTGTTGTTATAATGATTTGAGGATGAAGGGCTAATTAGTTTCAACCACTAAAACACTTATTTAAAatgtaattttaaaattgaaacttTCCAATAAATTGTAATTAATAAGTTGATTTGGAACTATCccacaaataaaatttttaatatttagaaactgcaataaaaatttgtaatttaatttttataacaattgcctaaaaattaaattaaaattttctataactgttattcataattgaattttaattttttgtaatttaaaatttatgtgatcctaacaacttattaaagttgtcttttcctctagtgaacgtatgaatgatcttagattggtcttgtactttcttttctaacttttgcatttttaagttcttaAGACATTTGCAAATATCTTGTAATTTAATGAACTCTTTAgtcatgttatttgctttataTTCAAGTTCTACaatgagaagatctttattattatcactcaATGTTTGAGATCTTACAGCACTCAACTCTTTTTCTAACTTCTCATTCTTTATTATTAACTATTTGATTTTTAAaccattttccctttcaacaagaacttttgactcacattcttttACACATgtctcatacttgtttttcaaagtagTATATCTCTTTTTaactttaacaagtgacttatgaattctaacattttcaattttcatttcttcataagtaggcacggtttcactatcagaactatcatatgattcaggattagatgcatcattcaattcatcacatgaatcattactaaatttatctaataaaatagAAGGAGTTGAGATTACCTCATCATCAGTTAAGGCAATAAAGCATagtttacctccttcaagatccatgcagcttgagtcacaaggagtgatcactttatcttgcgt
Coding sequences within:
- the LOC131143790 gene encoding probable xyloglucan galactosyltransferase GT17 codes for the protein MSSRKHPSVNPGSGEKDIKNSRNRENNQHASTGLLNLQLSYALSAFIFLSLWLLLLHRFALPKAILQYIKIDRKLTTQKPTVPPTCVDANLSLFVYDLPPEFNLGLLKDCRHLNMFRDMCPHVANRGLGQPLSGASWFATNQFTAEMIFHARAENHPCRTRDPSRANLFYVPFYGGLYVSSKFRETNVTARDALVMMLAEYLEAEPWWQRRHGMDHFVVLGRTAWDFMREIEVKSGADYGASCLLKLPRVKNMSALIVERHPWQGSNQHGVPYPSYFHPFTSGEMLAWQNKVRLQSRPHLFSFVGAPRIGLKRAALRNEVIRQCDESSRCNLVKCGSGTSSCHEPMEVMKVMMGSEFCLQVIGDSFTRRSTFDSVLAGCIPVFFSPHTAYSQYTWFLPADSGLYSVYIEAGANGSLSRRRIEEELVKISADTKKRMRNAVVELIPSLTYAHPNATGFALPDAVDVALAALSKHVHTKLQHMAV